In Chitinophaga oryzae, the sequence AGGCAGTGGGCTGCACCTCGCCGTGGGTATCGTTATCAGCGCCAGCTACATTATTCTCATGCAGTTTACCACCGTATTCAGCACCAAGGCAGACCTGAACCCCCTCGTGGCCGTGTGGATACCCAACGTGCTTTTCGGTGCACTGGCCTTCTACCTGTACCGCCGCGCGCCGAAATGATGCCCTGTTCGTTCCGTGCCCGGTTCGCGTGGCTGACGCCCCGGGCTGCGTTGTTTTTCATGTTTTTCCTTTTGTAATGCATAATGGAAGGGTGTTTCCGGTGGAAGCCGCCGGTTTCCATCCCGGCCGGGTGCCTTTCTGTCCCTGTATATCCCGCTGAAAATGCCGTCTTTTTTTATCAGGCGTGAAAAAAAGCCCATTTATTTCCAACCTCTTTTTATAACGGTCGCCCATTCTGGCCGGGTAAACAAAAATTGTCCGATCTGATAAATAAAAATGAAATTTTAAGCGGCATGCTTTCAATATTTTCAATTCGTTCTGAAAAAATTTACATTTCTTTAACGTCGATTCCGTGTGGTTTATTTTTTATCTATAAATGATTGATTTGTAATATTATTACATGGTTTCATGCAGGGGTATTCTCCCTGTATGCTACGGGTATTTTGCTTATTAAATTGACATTAAATACTGCTAAATGGTGGTAACTTCGTTAACAAATCATTACTTTTGACAATTGATCGATTTTGTTTCATTTTATAAACAATAGCAGTAAAATGGGGTACATAAAAGAAAAATTCAAGGTTAAAGCAGATGAACTTAACGTTGAAGTAAAGGACCTGGTAAAGAACCACGGCTCAAAAAAAATTGAAGACGTAACAGTGGCGCAGGTTTACCAGGGGATGCGCGGTATTACCGGCATTGTAACGGAGACTTCCCTGCTGGATGCCAACGAGGGCATTCGTTTTCGTGGATATTCCATTCCGGAGCTGAGAGAACACCTGCCAAAAGCGCCGGGTGGTGCTGAACCGTTGCCAGAAGGGTTGTTTTACCTGATGTTGATTGGTGAGCTGCCGGGTGAAGCGGATGTACAGACTTTATCCAGCATGTGGGGACGCCGTTCTCATGTACCTAACCACGTATTTGATGCTATTGAGGCATTGCCTATCACTACCCACCCGATGACGATGTTCACCGTAGGTATCATGGCGCTGCAGACAGAATCTGCATTTGCCAAGGCCTATGCTGAAGGTATCAATAAAAAAGACTACTGGAGCTACATGTATGAAGACACGATGAACCTCATCGCCCGTCTTCCCCGTATCGCTGCTTACATCTATCGCCGCAAATACAAGGGCGGCCAGCATATCCAGCCCAACGGCATGCTGGACTGGGCAGGTAACTTCGCCCATATGCTGGGTTATTCCGATGAAGGCTTCAAAGAACTGATGCGCCTCTACATGGTGATCCACGCCGACCACGAAGGTGGTAACGTGAGCGCACACACGACACACCTGGTAGGCTCCGCCCTCAGCGACGCCTATCTGTCTTTCGCCGCCGGTATGAACGGCCTGGCAGGCCCGCTGCACGGCCTGGCCAACCAGGAAGTGATCAAGTGGATACTGGCCATGCGCGAAGAACTTGGTGGTGGCATGCCTACCAAAGAGCAGATCGAAGCGTATGTTCGCAAAACCCTGTCTGAAGGTAAAGTAGTGCCGGGCTATGGTCACGCTGTACTGCGTAAAACAGATCCGCGCTTCACCGCACAGATGGAATTTGCTAAAAAGCACCTGCCTAACGATGAACTGGTGAAAATTGTGTGGACCGTATATGAAACCGTACCGCCAATTTTACAGGAACTGGGCAAAGTGAAAAACCCATGGCCTAACGTAGATGCACACTCCGGCGCATTGCTGGTACACTACGGCCTGGTGGAATATGAATTCTACACCGTGCTGTTCGGCGTATCCCGCGCACTGGGCGTACTGGCTTCCCTCTGCTGGGACAGAGGTTTGGGTCTCTCCCTCGAAAGACCTAAATCCGTTACAACCGAATGGATGAAACAGTTTGTTGAAGGAAAGGTGACTGCAGACGCAGAATAATTCCGCCTACCAACTGAAAAATATAATTAGCGAAGATGAAAGCTGTAGCAGCTTTTATCTTCGCTAATCTTTTTAAATTATCTTCGTGGCTCACTAAAACCGGTTCATTATTTCAACTTTCACTGCCATATTATCCAACCCGATAGAATATCTCAAGGGCGTAGGACCGCAGAAAGGAGAACTGCTGCGTAAGGAGATCGGCGTGCATACTTTCGGCGATCTGTTACAGTATTTTCCCTTCCGGTATGTAGACCGTACCAAGATAGATAAGATCGCTTCCCTGAGCGGCTATGAGGATTTTGTGCAGATACGCGGGCGTATCCTGCGCATGGAAGTGGTAGGAGAGAACAGAGGTAAACGGCTCGTAGCCACCTTCAAAGACGAAACCGGCGTCATAGAACTGGTATGGTTTCAGGGCTGGCAGTGGATGCAGAAATCCCTGCGCGAGAACGTGTCCTACCTGGTGTTTGGCCGTATCTCCGTATTCAACGGCGTTCCGCAGCTGGCACATCCTGAAATGGACCTGCTCACGGAAGAAATCGCCACAGGAAAACAACACCTGGAACCGGTGTATTCCACCACGGAAAAACTGAAGGCGCGCGGACTAACGGCAAAGGCTATCGGAAAACTGACAAAAGCGCTGCTCGAACAGATGTCGCCGATGGAAGTACGAGAGAACATCCCGGTGGAAGTGCTGCAGCAGTACCGGCTGATGCCCCGGTCCATGGCTTACTTCAAGATACACCTGCCTGGCAGCGAAGAGGAAGCGCACCAGGCGCAGCGCCGTCTGAAATTTGAAGAACTTTTCATCGCGCAGATCAGGATATGCCGCCTCAAAATCAAACGGCAAAAGCTGTCGCACGGTTATGTGTTTGGCGCGGTCGGCGAATCCTTTAATGAATTTTACAACAACCATCTGCCTTTCGACCTCACCGGCGCGCAGAAA encodes:
- a CDS encoding citrate (Si)-synthase, eukaryotic, with amino-acid sequence MGYIKEKFKVKADELNVEVKDLVKNHGSKKIEDVTVAQVYQGMRGITGIVTETSLLDANEGIRFRGYSIPELREHLPKAPGGAEPLPEGLFYLMLIGELPGEADVQTLSSMWGRRSHVPNHVFDAIEALPITTHPMTMFTVGIMALQTESAFAKAYAEGINKKDYWSYMYEDTMNLIARLPRIAAYIYRRKYKGGQHIQPNGMLDWAGNFAHMLGYSDEGFKELMRLYMVIHADHEGGNVSAHTTHLVGSALSDAYLSFAAGMNGLAGPLHGLANQEVIKWILAMREELGGGMPTKEQIEAYVRKTLSEGKVVPGYGHAVLRKTDPRFTAQMEFAKKHLPNDELVKIVWTVYETVPPILQELGKVKNPWPNVDAHSGALLVHYGLVEYEFYTVLFGVSRALGVLASLCWDRGLGLSLERPKSVTTEWMKQFVEGKVTADAE